A single Parabacteroides timonensis DNA region contains:
- the sucC gene encoding ADP-forming succinate--CoA ligase subunit beta translates to MKIHEYQAKKLFSDYGIPVERHILCSTPDEAVAAFSQLGEEKVAIKAQVLTGGRGKAGGVKLAGNAEEALRYAENILGMTIKDYPVTRVIVSEAVNIHLEYYISFVIDRNSRSVVLMMSAEGGMDIEDVAHRTPEKIFHFRIDPMIGIPDYLARRYAFTLFDKLSQVNQLAGIIQNMYRLLVGKDASLVEINPLVMTREGVLIAIDAKMTFDDNALYRQPGVLSLFEPTEEEKIEVRAKENGFSYVHIGGEIGCMVNGAGLAMATMDMIKLYGGDPANFLDIGGSSNPEKVIEAMKLLLKDPNVKVVLINIFGGITRCDDVAYGLLKAFEQIENDIPVIVRLTGTNEKEGRDLLCNTRFKVAETMGEATRMAVELSKNSKKG, encoded by the coding sequence ATGAAGATACACGAATATCAGGCGAAAAAACTCTTTTCTGATTATGGAATACCGGTCGAACGGCATATTTTATGCAGTACACCGGATGAAGCCGTGGCTGCATTTAGCCAGCTGGGAGAAGAAAAGGTTGCCATCAAGGCACAAGTACTGACCGGAGGCAGGGGCAAAGCCGGCGGTGTGAAACTGGCAGGTAATGCAGAAGAAGCCCTTCGGTATGCAGAAAACATTCTAGGTATGACGATCAAAGATTATCCCGTAACCCGGGTAATTGTCAGTGAAGCCGTGAATATCCATCTGGAATATTATATCAGTTTTGTGATCGACCGTAATTCCCGCTCGGTCGTTTTGATGATGAGTGCCGAAGGTGGCATGGATATAGAAGATGTCGCTCATCGCACCCCTGAAAAGATCTTTCATTTCCGGATCGATCCGATGATCGGAATTCCGGATTATCTGGCCCGACGTTATGCTTTTACTTTGTTCGATAAGTTGTCGCAGGTGAATCAATTAGCTGGTATCATACAAAATATGTATCGTTTGCTTGTCGGGAAAGATGCTTCCCTTGTGGAGATAAATCCGCTGGTAATGACCCGTGAAGGAGTCTTGATCGCCATCGATGCTAAGATGACTTTCGATGATAATGCGTTGTATCGTCAACCTGGCGTATTGTCTCTTTTCGAACCAACGGAGGAAGAAAAGATAGAAGTCAGGGCGAAAGAAAATGGTTTCAGTTATGTGCATATAGGCGGTGAGATCGGCTGTATGGTGAACGGTGCCGGTTTGGCAATGGCGACAATGGATATGATTAAGCTTTATGGTGGCGATCCGGCCAATTTCCTTGATATCGGAGGAAGTTCTAATCCGGAAAAGGTGATTGAAGCCATGAAGTTATTGTTGAAAGATCCCAACGTAAAAGTGGTATTGATCAATATATTCGGGGGAATAACCCGTTGCGATGATGTTGCTTACGGTTTACTGAAAGCTTTCGAACAGATAGAGAATGATATTCCCGTTATTGTCCGCCTGACCGGAACTAACGAAAAGGAGGGGCGCGACCTGTTGTGCAATACGCGTTTTAAAGTGGCTGAAACAATGGGTGAAGCAACCCGGATGGCCGTAGAATTATCAAAAAACAGTAAGAAAGGATAG
- a CDS encoding N-acetylmuramoyl-L-alanine amidase family protein: MFAKKITLILSIFVTLFIFNETLVAQEKAFPKSGEGITLFLKRHNRVGKEYHDEFIKLNKTRLGSGNSLRMGVKYHLPPLKGAAATAAKKPNYEPLFGKDLAQYQVTSSELKGCCFYLVSGHGGPDPGAIGKMGNVELHEDEYAYDVMLRLARNLLMRGAKVHIIIQDARDGIRNDRFLNNTKRETCMGDPIPFNQVRRLEQRSEKINSLFKKDKELYKRAIFMHIDSRSKSHQTDVFFYYQDKNSESKHLAKTMKSTFEHKYNRHQPGRGFTGTVGQRGLYVLRKTTPPSVFVELGNIQNSFDQKRFILSDNRQALANWLCEGFVTDYKRYRKKLK; the protein is encoded by the coding sequence ATGTTTGCAAAAAAAATAACACTCATACTATCAATCTTCGTTACGCTTTTTATATTCAACGAGACTCTTGTTGCTCAGGAAAAAGCATTTCCTAAAAGTGGAGAAGGAATTACCCTTTTCCTGAAACGTCATAACCGTGTAGGAAAAGAGTATCACGATGAATTTATCAAATTAAACAAGACTAGACTCGGCAGTGGGAACTCGCTGAGAATGGGCGTTAAATATCATTTGCCGCCTTTAAAGGGAGCAGCGGCTACCGCGGCGAAGAAGCCAAATTACGAGCCCTTATTTGGCAAGGATTTAGCTCAATATCAGGTAACCTCTTCCGAATTGAAAGGCTGTTGCTTTTATCTGGTCAGCGGACATGGCGGCCCCGACCCTGGAGCCATCGGGAAAATGGGGAACGTCGAACTTCACGAAGACGAATATGCCTACGACGTCATGTTGCGCCTGGCGCGTAATCTGCTTATGCGGGGCGCCAAAGTGCATATCATTATCCAGGATGCCAGAGACGGTATCCGTAACGATCGTTTCCTGAACAACACCAAGCGTGAAACCTGTATGGGTGACCCGATCCCGTTCAACCAGGTGCGACGCCTTGAACAACGGAGCGAAAAGATCAATTCATTATTCAAAAAGGATAAAGAGCTTTACAAACGCGCAATTTTCATGCATATCGACAGTCGCAGTAAAAGTCACCAGACAGATGTTTTCTTCTATTATCAGGATAAAAACTCTGAAAGCAAACACCTGGCAAAGACCATGAAATCGACTTTTGAGCATAAATATAACAGACATCAACCGGGACGCGGATTTACAGGCACAGTAGGCCAGCGCGGATTGTATGTTTTAAGAAAAACAACTCCCCCTTCCGTGTTTGTGGAACTGGGCAACATACAAAACAGTTTTGACCAGAAACGTTTCATTCTCAGTGATAACCGCCAGGCATTGGCAAACTGGCTGTGTGAAGGTTTCGTAACAGATTACAAACGTTACAGAAAAAAACTCAAATAA
- the sucD gene encoding succinate--CoA ligase subunit alpha: MSILINKSTRLIVQGITGRDGLFHALKMKEYGTNVVGGTSPGKGGTEIEHIPVFNTMYDAVQQTQANTSIIFVPARFAADAIMEAADAGIGLIICITEGIPTIDVIKAYRFVQMKGAKLIGPNCPGLISPGESLVGILPGKVFTKGHTGVLSRSGTLTYEVVYHLTANGMGQSTAVGMGGDPVVGLYFRELLEMFENDPDTHSIVMIGEIGGNAEELAAEYIRKHVTKPVVGFIAGQSAPPGKQMGHAGAIISGGTGTAVEKIRAMEEAGIRVASEPSEIPELLSNK, from the coding sequence ATGAGCATACTTATTAATAAATCAACCCGCTTGATCGTGCAGGGAATTACCGGACGCGACGGCCTTTTCCATGCGCTGAAAATGAAAGAATACGGGACGAATGTAGTAGGAGGGACTTCGCCGGGTAAAGGTGGAACCGAGATAGAACATATTCCGGTATTCAATACGATGTATGATGCTGTACAGCAAACACAGGCAAACACATCTATCATATTTGTTCCCGCCCGTTTTGCTGCCGATGCGATTATGGAGGCCGCCGATGCGGGCATAGGATTAATTATTTGTATCACAGAAGGAATACCGACGATAGATGTGATCAAAGCTTATCGTTTTGTACAGATGAAAGGGGCGAAACTGATCGGACCGAATTGTCCCGGCCTGATCTCGCCGGGAGAGAGCCTTGTCGGCATTCTTCCCGGAAAAGTGTTTACGAAAGGACATACAGGTGTGTTAAGTAGAAGCGGAACACTCACTTATGAAGTCGTTTATCATCTTACAGCTAATGGAATGGGGCAATCTACAGCCGTAGGAATGGGGGGCGATCCGGTCGTAGGACTTTACTTCCGTGAATTGCTGGAAATGTTTGAAAATGATCCTGATACGCATTCGATCGTGATGATCGGCGAGATAGGTGGCAACGCGGAAGAACTGGCGGCAGAATATATCCGCAAGCATGTGACCAAGCCTGTCGTCGGATTCATTGCCGGACAATCTGCCCCGCCGGGTAAACAAATGGGACATGCCGGGGCAATTATCTCCGGAGGAACCGGCACAGCCGTTGAAAAAATACGGGCGATGGAAGAGGCTGGCATACGAGTTGCCAGCGAGCCTTCTGAAATACCGGAACTTTTAAGTAATAAATAG
- a CDS encoding SGNH/GDSL hydrolase family protein, which produces MNRDDNFGRLLALLLITLCICLGLYYLPDQLFGQKIKKVDLLSDLRVKTQSLSMDSLRKQLEQPDTLQIDSVALRDSIIRSTGIDSAALALRDSLYNVMYSVQGADSLGTHIEDYSVGHIGLKRFFAALKKGKELKRPVRVAFLGDSFIEGDIVVADLRSALQKEFGGRGVGFVPIASVASQFRPTVEQHSEGWHTWSMLTDHDHGYTLSGMMFEPKGEKASVSVKTTNRYPELQTVSSLKFLYEQNTATRMKLLCNGESDTISELLPTTTEITQYEKKGTFTEASFSFTETDGFRALGVAMEDNSGIVVDNYSLRGNSGIILARLDSARCRSLSKVRPYDLIILQYGLNVVSDSVLHYGWYNSRMTEAVRRVQVCFPEADILLLGVSDRSHQEDGAFETMPAVLALLHTQRQIARKTGIPFWNTFGGMGGENSMVRFVENNWASKDYTHLSFRGGREIATALLKALLLEKEFYDEADKVVN; this is translated from the coding sequence ATGAATAGAGATGATAATTTCGGCAGATTGCTGGCGTTGCTGTTAATCACGCTATGTATCTGTCTGGGGCTATATTACCTGCCGGACCAGTTGTTCGGACAGAAAATAAAAAAGGTTGACTTACTTTCGGATTTGCGGGTAAAGACGCAATCACTATCAATGGATTCATTGCGTAAGCAGCTTGAACAGCCGGATACGTTGCAGATAGACTCGGTTGCTTTGCGTGATTCGATTATCCGTTCTACGGGGATCGATTCGGCGGCACTGGCTTTGCGCGATTCTTTGTACAATGTGATGTATTCCGTTCAGGGAGCCGATTCGCTCGGTACGCATATCGAAGATTATTCGGTCGGCCATATCGGGTTGAAGCGCTTTTTTGCCGCACTCAAAAAGGGTAAAGAATTAAAACGTCCGGTTCGCGTTGCCTTTCTTGGCGACTCGTTTATCGAAGGGGATATTGTTGTTGCAGACTTGCGTTCGGCCTTGCAGAAAGAGTTTGGCGGCCGTGGAGTCGGCTTTGTTCCGATTGCATCAGTAGCCTCGCAATTTCGTCCGACTGTTGAACAGCACTCGGAGGGATGGCATACCTGGTCGATGTTGACCGATCATGATCATGGTTATACGCTTTCGGGTATGATGTTCGAACCGAAGGGAGAAAAAGCATCGGTTTCTGTTAAGACAACAAACCGTTATCCGGAGTTGCAGACTGTCTCTTCCCTGAAATTCCTGTATGAACAGAATACGGCAACCCGTATGAAACTGCTTTGTAACGGCGAATCGGATACAATCAGCGAACTATTGCCGACAACGACCGAAATAACCCAATACGAAAAGAAAGGAACATTTACCGAAGCTTCGTTCTCGTTTACAGAGACGGATGGTTTCCGGGCATTAGGTGTTGCGATGGAAGATAATTCGGGTATTGTGGTAGACAATTATTCTTTACGGGGTAATTCCGGAATAATTCTTGCCCGTCTGGACAGTGCCCGCTGCCGGAGTCTGAGTAAGGTGCGGCCGTATGATCTGATCATTCTCCAATATGGTTTGAATGTAGTGAGCGACAGTGTCCTGCATTACGGATGGTACAATAGCCGTATGACGGAGGCTGTTCGGCGTGTTCAGGTTTGTTTCCCGGAAGCAGATATATTGCTGCTCGGCGTTTCCGACCGCAGCCATCAGGAGGATGGCGCATTTGAAACTATGCCTGCCGTATTGGCTTTACTTCATACACAGAGACAGATTGCCCGTAAGACCGGTATCCCGTTCTGGAATACATTCGGGGGAATGGGTGGAGAAAACAGTATGGTTCGTTTCGTCGAAAATAACTGGGCGAGCAAGGATTATACGCACCTCAGTTTCCGTGGAGGACGCGAAATAGCTACGGCGTTATTAAAAGCATTATTGTTAGAAAAGGAGTTTTATGATGAAGCAGACAAAGTGGTTAATTAA
- a CDS encoding exodeoxyribonuclease X C-terminal domain-containing protein, producing the protein MSNISDYIEQFVLDKLETFNEGRNTDKGMYYIMLPNEKTAYYTLWFYNPGAEYHPNIFLSTLDVNVINSVEKAMKAVINSFAQLTIKMRIDSISHNADDIISFGKYRGYHLFEVAAIDPKYVTWIAVKYEARVQSERRFKELAATYSWVYQDLNTSRIHKMPISRFVGTIDEKLSDIHLTIQRIKVEDNPYKTSIIRGTTHFYVDQKIVAADESGNLFFFTIRATDRSLESGKLSNADHAYRIGEKLHIRSAKVIKHYTSRNIRYTKLGYVKFK; encoded by the coding sequence ATGAGTAACATTTCAGACTATATCGAACAATTTGTCCTTGATAAACTGGAAACGTTTAACGAAGGAAGAAATACGGATAAAGGCATGTACTATATCATGTTACCCAATGAAAAGACCGCCTATTATACGCTATGGTTCTACAATCCCGGAGCGGAATATCATCCGAATATTTTCCTTTCGACTTTGGATGTCAACGTAATCAACTCGGTTGAGAAAGCGATGAAAGCGGTAATCAACTCTTTCGCACAGCTGACGATCAAAATGCGTATCGATTCTATTTCCCATAACGCCGACGATATCATATCTTTCGGCAAATATCGCGGATACCACTTGTTCGAAGTAGCCGCCATCGATCCTAAATATGTAACCTGGATTGCCGTCAAATACGAAGCCCGTGTTCAAAGTGAACGGCGCTTTAAAGAATTAGCAGCCACCTATTCATGGGTGTATCAGGATCTTAACACATCCAGGATACACAAAATGCCCATCAGCCGTTTTGTCGGGACCATCGACGAAAAACTGAGTGATATCCATCTTACCATCCAACGGATCAAGGTTGAAGACAATCCTTACAAAACCAGTATAATCCGGGGAACCACCCACTTTTATGTCGATCAGAAGATCGTAGCGGCCGACGAGTCGGGTAATCTCTTTTTCTTTACTATCCGGGCAACCGACCGGAGCCTCGAAAGCGGAAAATTAAGTAATGCCGATCACGCTTACCGGATCGGAGAAAAACTGCATATACGTTCTGCCAAGGTAATCAAACATTATACGTCGCGGAATATACGATATACGAAATTGGGGTATGTAAAGTTTAAATAA
- a CDS encoding NUDIX hydrolase, giving the protein MKNLNDRKWKVLESTYLHRKPWLTVRSERVELPNGNQIPEYYVFEYPDWINVIAITKEHKFVFVRQYRHGLGETSFELCAGVCEKEDPSPLVSAQRELLEETGFGNGEWTEYMTVSANPGTHTNLTHCFLATDVEQVTTQHLEDTEDLTVHILTLDEVKELLETDQIKQAIHAAPLWKYFAENRLI; this is encoded by the coding sequence ATGAAAAACTTGAATGATAGAAAATGGAAAGTGCTTGAAAGTACCTATCTTCACCGTAAGCCTTGGTTGACAGTCCGTAGCGAACGTGTAGAACTTCCTAACGGCAACCAGATACCGGAATATTATGTTTTTGAATACCCGGACTGGATCAATGTCATAGCAATTACCAAAGAGCATAAATTTGTCTTCGTGCGCCAGTATCGTCATGGATTAGGCGAAACCTCTTTCGAATTATGCGCAGGAGTCTGCGAAAAGGAAGACCCTTCCCCACTCGTTTCCGCCCAACGTGAATTATTGGAAGAAACTGGTTTTGGCAACGGAGAATGGACTGAATATATGACAGTTTCCGCCAATCCGGGAACACATACAAATCTAACCCACTGCTTCCTGGCGACCGATGTCGAACAAGTCACCACCCAACATCTGGAAGATACGGAAGACCTGACCGTCCATATCCTTACGCTCGACGAAGTAAAGGAGCTACTGGAAACAGATCAGATCAAACAGGCTATACACGCTGCCCCGCTTTGGAAATACTTTGCGGAGAATCGTTTGATATAA
- a CDS encoding anaerobic sulfatase-maturation protein codes for MNNSYISPFAKPVYVMLKPVGSVCNLACEYCYYLEKGKLYPEVKNHIMSEQLLEKFIKDYLECQTMPQVLFTWHGGETLMRPISFYKKALELQKKYGRGRQIDNCIQTNGTLLTDEWCRFFKENNFLVGVSIDGPQEFHDEYRRNRQGLPSFFKVMKGIELLKKHQVEYNAMAVVNDYNVDYPLEFYKFFKELDCHFIQFAPIVERLGTHTDGTKLTSPEQQDANIELASFSVDSGKWGDFLCAIFDEWLKEDVGNYYIQLFDATLANWVGEQPGICTLARTCGHAGVMEFNGDLYACDHFVFPEYKLGNIYTQTLTEMMYSQHQLKFGADKYDKLPTQCKECEFLFACNGECPKNRFLHTASGEPGLNYLCKGYKKFFKHVAPYMDFMKKELLAQRPPANVMQWAKENREIL; via the coding sequence ATGAATAATTCTTATATATCTCCATTTGCAAAACCCGTTTATGTGATGTTAAAGCCGGTAGGGTCAGTCTGTAATCTGGCCTGTGAATACTGTTATTACCTGGAGAAGGGTAAACTGTATCCGGAGGTAAAGAATCATATCATGAGCGAGCAATTGCTGGAGAAATTCATCAAAGACTATCTGGAATGCCAAACCATGCCACAAGTACTTTTTACCTGGCACGGTGGGGAAACATTGATGCGTCCGATCAGTTTCTATAAGAAAGCGCTTGAGCTTCAAAAGAAATATGGCCGTGGACGACAGATCGATAATTGCATCCAGACAAACGGTACCTTGCTTACAGATGAGTGGTGCCGCTTCTTCAAAGAAAATAACTTTCTCGTAGGTGTCTCGATAGATGGCCCGCAGGAGTTTCACGACGAATACCGCCGTAACCGACAGGGACTTCCCTCCTTCTTCAAAGTGATGAAAGGGATCGAACTATTGAAAAAACATCAGGTTGAATATAACGCAATGGCTGTGGTAAACGATTACAACGTCGATTATCCGCTCGAATTCTATAAATTTTTCAAAGAACTGGATTGCCATTTTATCCAATTCGCCCCTATCGTAGAACGGTTGGGGACACATACGGACGGGACAAAACTCACCTCTCCGGAACAGCAGGATGCCAATATCGAACTGGCTTCTTTCTCCGTCGATTCCGGGAAATGGGGAGATTTCCTCTGTGCTATTTTCGACGAATGGCTGAAAGAAGATGTCGGCAACTATTACATCCAGCTGTTTGACGCAACATTGGCAAACTGGGTAGGCGAACAACCGGGTATATGTACCCTGGCACGCACCTGCGGACATGCCGGTGTGATGGAATTCAACGGTGACTTGTATGCCTGCGACCACTTCGTATTCCCCGAATATAAGTTGGGGAATATCTACACGCAAACTTTAACGGAAATGATGTACAGCCAGCACCAACTGAAGTTTGGGGCCGACAAATATGATAAACTCCCCACTCAATGCAAAGAGTGTGAGTTTCTTTTTGCTTGCAACGGCGAATGTCCTAAAAACCGCTTCCTGCATACAGCCAGTGGCGAACCGGGATTAAACTATCTATGCAAAGGATACAAGAAGTTTTTTAAACATGTAGCTCCTTATATGGATTTTATGAAAAAAGAATTATTAGCCCAGCGTCCGCCCGCAAATGTGATGCAATGGGCTAAAGAGAACAGAGAGATTTTGTAA